One segment of Lytechinus variegatus isolate NC3 chromosome 13, Lvar_3.0, whole genome shotgun sequence DNA contains the following:
- the LOC121426457 gene encoding uncharacterized protein LOC121426457, with translation MMTVDDQTTGRSITKIRSSDEARKVINELLTRRKSNTKIVKEVILNHDEGSRDKRRNNPSREADKIPKRSNSFSLPKTEDAAAVGGNASPRNPRAVGAGGRKVSGRRLISTASTPRRSKSETNLNQPLPELDAHQRHASMTQLVSLQPQPTTPRHPSSNLDKNNTDAGAKHAANAKSPGYYSRKMQDQPEQHLASMHNRPNKEKSSPAQRFIDAKLKSRSENCLLQSGKRRKQPGGANAKHGGNSLTPRSPAVGRRYETREKSRPVTDAVDASFEPPRTKVVRERSFDMTFPGYDARYEQQIEVPQLDDVDKEIEDECKKKSVDKCRRWMNRYMNYE, from the coding sequence ATGATGACGGTTGATGATCAAACTACAGGCCGATCGATCACGAAAATCAGATCATCCGATGAAGCGAGGAAGGTAATTAATGAGTTATTGACGAGGAGAAAATCGAATACTAAGATCGTGAAAGAGGTCATCTTGAATCATGATGAAGGGTCACGTGATAAACGAAGGAATAACCCATCTCGGGAGGCTGACAAAATCCCAAAGCGATCGAACTCATTTTCGTTGCCGAAAACTGAGGATGCTGCTGCCGTTGGTGGCAACGCATCACCAAGGAATCCGCGTGCGGTAGGAGCTGGAGGACGTAAGGTTTCGGGACGGCGGCTAATCTCAACCGCGTCAACCCCGCGAAGATCAAAGAGTGAAACGAATTTAAATCAACCGCTCCCAGAGCTTGATGCCCATCAAAGACACGCGTCAATGACACAGCTTGTGTCATTACAACCACAACCTACCACACCACGTCACCCATCGTCAAATCTCGACAAGAATAACACAGATGCCGGCGCGAAGCATGCTGCCAATGCCAAGTCGCCAGGGTATTACAGTAGAAAAATGCAGGACCAACCGGAACAGCACCTTGCCTCGATGCACAACCGACCCAACAAGGAGAAATCGTCTCCTGCCCAGCGGTTCATTGATGCAAAACTGAAGTCGCGGTCAGAGAACTGTCTCTTACAGTCGGGGAAACGCCGGAAACAACCCGGCGGCGCTAATGCCAAACACGGTGGAAACTCGCTCACTCCTCGCAGTCCCGCAGTCGGTCGGCGTTATGAGACGCGTGAAAAATCTCGACCGGTAACGGATGCGGTTGACGCAAGTTTTGAACCGCCGCGAACCAAAGTGGTACGAGAGCGGTCATTCGACATGACATTTCCCGGTTACGACGCACGATATGAGCAGCAGATAGAGGTTCCTCAACTCGATGACGTTGATAAGGAGATAGAAGATGAATGTAAAAAGAAATCAGTTGACAAGTGCAGAAGATGGATGAACagatatatgaattatgaatag